In one window of Mercurialis annua linkage group LG4, ddMerAnnu1.2, whole genome shotgun sequence DNA:
- the LOC126678860 gene encoding transcription factor ORG3-like, translating into MLALSPPHIFPNFGFPLEESIAHDLISYFSTEIHPTPKISSDHAQQNLLLDLDHQSTSFTACNSGGDPNTNNKKLNHNASERNRRKKMNALYYSLRSLIPASSNQMKKLSIPATLSRVLTYIPELRKQLAILVRKKEELLFELSKQDPVIMSPQINRRKGTNLSVVSANQLDNEEIFIQISTHKNVIHSLSEILLVLKEEGLLLINSSSFVSLDGKVFYNLHFQVERTYKLDSDALSKKLESLYESR; encoded by the exons atGTTAGCATTATCTCCTCCTCATATATTTCCCAACTTTGGATTTCCTTTGGAAGAATCCATAGCTCATGATCTTATTTCTTACTTCTCTACAGAAATTCACCCTACTCCTAAAATTTCTTCTGATCATGCTcaacaaaatttattattagatCTTGATCATCAATCCACATCTTTTACAGCTTGTAATAGTGGTGGTGATCCTAACACAAATAATAAGAAGCTTAATCATAATGCGAGTGAGCGTAATCGTCGTAAGAAGATGAACGCTCTCTATTATTCTCTCCGATCTCTAATTCCGGCTTCCTCTAATCAAATG AAGAAGTTGAGCATACCGGCCACACTTTCGAGGGTATTGACGTACATACCGGAACTACGAAAACAATTAGCGATATTAGTCCGAAAGAAGGAAGAACTTTTATTCGAATTATCGAAGCAGGATCCAGTAATTATGAGTCCTCAAATTAACCGAAGAAAAGGAACTAATCTATCGGTAGTATCCGCTAATCAACTTGACAATGAAgaaatatttattcaaatttccaCACATAAAAATGTCATCCATAGTTTATCAGAAATTTTGCTTGTTTTAAAGGAGGAAGGCcttcttttaattaattcttCTTCCTTTGTATCCTTAGACGGCAAGGTCTTCTACAATTTACATTTTCAG GTGGAACGGACCTATAAATTGGACAGTGATGCTTTAAGCAAGAAGCTTGAATCTTTATATGAAAGTAGATAA